A single window of Aspergillus puulaauensis MK2 DNA, chromosome 5, nearly complete sequence DNA harbors:
- the RPB3 gene encoding DNA-directed RNA polymerase II core subunit RPB3 (BUSCO:EOG09263PXH;~COG:K;~EggNog:ENOG410PG4T;~InterPro:IPR036603,IPR001514,IPR011262,IPR011263, IPR036643;~PFAM:PF01193,PF01000;~go_function: GO:0003677 - DNA binding [Evidence IEA];~go_function: GO:0003899 - DNA-directed 5'-3' RNA polymerase activity [Evidence IEA];~go_function: GO:0046983 - protein dimerization activity [Evidence IEA];~go_process: GO:0006351 - transcription, DNA-templated [Evidence IEA]) encodes MDYEMDIEPTGPQVTVREAEPYRVDFKLSSVDLAFANSVRRVMLAEIPTMAIDLVEVEKNSSVLPDEMLAHRLGLVPLISKNCDQDVEYTRDCECEDHCARCSVTLSLHARCTGDEIMAVYARDLVVSGERANEWVGSPVITDPEGNGPLICKLRRGQELKMTCIAKKGIAKEHSKWAPTAAIGFEYDPHNNLKHVDYWYEEDPVKEWPVSQNAAWEHAAPPDQPFDYDAQPNNFYFDIESVGNLEPDMIIQQGIVVLQRKLASAISSLSGTEGGDHNGVPDEDMMGVRSPDAYEPPEGMDGSFTAYANGGAASAWGASAATPYGATPYGGGGYGF; translated from the exons atggATTACGAAATGGACATCGAGCCCACCGGGCCCCAGGTCACAGTGCGAGAG GCCGAACCCTACCGCGTAGACTTCAAACTCAGCTCCGTTGACCTCGCTTTCGCCAACTCCGTCCGGCGCGTGATGCTCGCTGAAATCCCCACAATGGCCATCGACCTGGTCGAAGTCGAAAAGAACTCATCCGTTCTTCCAGACGAGATGCTTGCCCACAGATTAGGTCTAGTCCCGCTGATCTCGAAAAACTGCGACCAGGACGTCGAGTACACGCGCGATTGCGAGTGCGAGGACCACTGTGCACGGTGTAGTGTTACGCTTTCGCTACATGCGCGGTGCACTGGCGATGAGATTATGGCTGTGTATGCGCGCGATCTGGTTGTTTCTGGGGAGCGCGCGAATGAATGGGTTGGGAGCCCTGTTATTACAGACCCGGAGGGGAACGGACCGCTTATTTGCAAGTTGAGGCGTGGGCAGGAGCTTAAGATGACTTGTATTGCGAAGAAGGGAATTGCGAAGGAACATTCAAAGTGGGCGCCTACTGCGGCGATTGGGTTCGAGTATGATCCGCATAATAACCTCAAGCATGTGGATTATTGGTATGAGGAGGATCCGGTTAAAGAATG GCCCGTTTCACAAAACGCCGCCTGGGAACACGCGGCACCCCCCGACCAACCGTTTGACTACGATGCGCAGCCAAACAACTTCTACTTCGACATTGAGAGCGTCGGCAATCTTGAACCAGATATGATTATCCAGCAAGGGATTGTCGTTTTGCAACGTAAACTTGCCTCCGCTATCTCGTCCCTCTCCGGCACCGAAGGAGGCGATCACAACGGCGTTCCTGACGAAGACATGATGGGTGTCCGAAGCCCGGACGCCTATGAACCTCCAGAGGGTATGGACGGTAGCTTCACGGCATATGCTAATGGAGGTGCTGCGAGCGCTTGGGGTGCTAGTGCTGCGACACCCTACGGAGCTACTCCTTATGGCGGGGGCGGCTATGGCTTCTAG